CCCGCCGCGGAGACCCGCACGTCGAGCTGAGCCGAGTCGCCCTCGGCGACGCCGGACAGCGGGACCTGGAGCACGGCACGCCAGCCGTCGCCCTCGTCGTCGATCACGAGGCCCTCGGCACCGCCCGAGACCGTGCCGTCCTTCGCGATCGAGACGACCGTGCCGTCCAGCTCGACCTCGACGGCGTCGGACGCGTCCGACGCCACCGACACGAGCAGCGTCAGGTGCTCCGGCGTCCAGCGCGGCACGAACGAGCCCGCGCTGCCGGTCAGAGGCTCGGCCGGCAGGTTGCGCCAGGCGGCGTCGTCACCCGCGGACTCGTCGAGCGCGACGTCGCCGCCGAACACGTTGGCCGCGGTGAGCAGCGGCGAGACCTCGAGGCCGGCGGCACCGAAGTACGCCTCCTTGGCCTGCAGGCCGGCGTCGAACAGCACCGGTGCCTGCGCCGCACGCCACGACCGGTTGTCGGTCAGGCCCCACACCGTCACGCCGAACAGGTCCTCGGCGTGCGCGCGGAACACGTCGAACGCCTCGGCGTACCAGTGCCCCTGCTTGATGAGGTTGGCCTGGGTGACCGGCGTGCCGATGGTGACGTCGAGCTCGGTGACCGCCTGCACCACGGGCAGGTCCGCGAAGCGGGCCAGCGCGGCGTCGAGCGAGGAGATCGGCGTGGAGATCGAGGCGTGGAACTGGTGGCCCACGCCGTCGACCGGCACACCCGCGGCGAGCAGGCGCTGCACGAGCGCGAAGTAGCGGTCCTGCTTGCCCGACTGCTCGGTGTTGTAGTCGTTGATGAACAGCGTCACCGGGCGGTCCGAGCCCTCGGCGGCATAGGTGTGGTTGAACGCCTCGTCCGCGTACTCGAAGGCCAGCGAGATGAACTCCTCGCCGAGCAGGTTGTACCAGGGGCTGCGGCGCAGTCCGTCACCGGCCTCGTTGGCGTCGGAGACGACCTCGTTGACGACGTCGATGCCGACCATCGGGTTGGTGTCCGAGCCGAACAGGCCGGAGTTGTCCGTGATCGCCTTGGCGACGTCGTCGATGTGCGTCCTGAGACGGTCGCGCAGGAACTGCTTGTCCGCCTCCGACGTCGTCAGGTCCGTGCCGTCCTCACGCTGGAAGAACCAGGCCGGCGTCTGCGAGTGCCACAGCAGGACGTGGCCGTACAGGCGCAGGTCGTTCGCGGCGGCGAAGTCGAGCAGCGTGACGGCCTCCGGGTGGATCCGGAAGTTCTGCTCCGCGTCGTACCAGGCCTCGACCTTCATGTGGTTCTCAGGCGTGATCTGGTTGAAGTGGTGCAGCAGCAGCTCGGACGCGTTGCCCGTGGTCTCCCGCGAGTCGATCGCCACGCCCGTGCCCGGGATGTCGATCGTGTCCTTGAGCGGGGGCAGCGACGTGTCGACGACCGGGGGCTCCGGCACCCACACGCGCACCTCGTCGACGAGGAACGGCGACACGTTGCCCGAGTTGTACTTGGCCTCGAAGTAGATCTCGGCTTCCGTCTCGTAGGTGGGCATGGCGAACTGGCCGCCGACCTTGACCCAGCCGTCGTTCCGGACGCCGGTGATGGCGCTGAGGTTCGAGAAGGAGGCCGAGCCGTCCTTGACGGTGCGCGCCGACAGGGTGAGCTCGCCCGTGGGCTGGCCCTCGGCGAACCGCACCCAGGCCTCGAACTCGAGCGTCGCGCCGCCCACGCCCGCCGCGGCGACGTCGAACTGCAGGCCGTCGCCGTCGGAGTCACGGTCGGAGACCTGCGCGGCGTGAGCGGTGTCGTTCGCGCCACCCTCGACCACGGCCAGCGTGGGCGTGGTGTCGTCCGGCTGGCGCGGGGTCCAGCCCTGCGTGGTCTGGTCCTCGAAGTCGGTGTCGATGACGACGGTGCCCGGCGTCGGGCCGTCCGGCGTGGTGGACGGCGTCGTGATGACGACGTCGTCGACCAGCAGCGTTCCCTCGACGGCGGCGTTGAGCCGCACGATCGGGTTGGTGAAGCCCACGACCTTGAACGTGCCGCCGATCGTCGTCCACTCGCTGTCCGTGACGGCGGTGTTGCCGATCCACGACCAGCCGGCGCTGCCGCCGTCGGAGCTCACGAAGCGGACGTCGCCCGTGGTGCCCTCGGCCCAGCGCACGCGGGCGCTGATCGTGTACTCGACGTCGTTCTGGATGACGCCGGGCGGGGTCTCCAGGCCCTGCCAGTCGGCCGTCTGGGCGAACGACAGCACGGTGTTGTCCGCGTCGTCGGGGTCGCCGACGAACTCCGGCGTGATGCCCGCCTGCGCCCAGGTGACGCCCTGCGCGTCAGTGAGCGAGCCGGTCGAGAAGTCGTGCGAGGCGACGGTCGTTACGCCGGGCTCGGCCGGTCCTTCCGTCGTGACGAGGATGTCGTCGACGAGCACCTCGTACGCGCCGCCGTCCGTGAGGTCCGCGGTGCCGAGGTAGGCCTGGAACTCGGCCGGGTCGCCGTCGGCGGGGGCGGTCCACGAGCCGGAGACCGTGGTCCACTCCGCGTTCGTGATGGTCGTGTTGCCGATCCACGAGTACGCGGGCTTGGCCACGAACCGGATGCCGGCAGACTCGGTGACGTCGGCGCCCAGGCGCGCGCGCATCGAGAAGTCATAGGTGACGCCCGGCTCGAAGATACCGGTGGGCGACTGGATGCCCTCGTAGTCGGCGGCACGGGTGATCGACAGCACCTTGCCGTCGTCTGCACCGTCGGGGCTGTCGACGACGGCGAGCGTGGCGGCACCGGACGGAGTCCAGTCGCCCGTGGTGCCGTCCTCGAAGTCGACGGCGGTGACGGTGGTCGGGGCAGCCGAGGTGGCCGGAGACGCGGCGATCACGCCGCCCGCCACCACGCCACCGACTGCCACCGCGGCGGCGGCCACGGAGGCGACCGTCTGCCGCCAGCCGCGCGGGCCGGTGGCCCTCGCCCGGGCAGGGGATCCCCCACCTCTTGCACGCCGATTCTTCGGCGCCAGCATGGATTCCATCCTCATCGCTCCTTCGCGACCTCGTGCCCAGGCGCGGCGTCGCACCTGGCGAGGCCGACACTAGAGGCGGCGAGGGGTTAAAGGCAACGGCTGAACGAATCGAAACCGGATCGAAACCTCGCCGCGACGAGGATCGGGGGGCCCTGGCCGCGGCCAGGGCCCCCCGATCCTGCACCCCGGCGTGCTAGAGGCGCACCCAGGGGCCGTGCGGGTCGCCCGGGGCCTGGTTGCGGGTCCACCAGCGGGCCCGCCAGACGTCGCCGTCGTGCGCGACGACGTCACCGTCGTCGAACACCCACGAGTCGGTCCACGCGCGGACGGGCTCGCCGTCGAGCACGGTCACGACCGCGCCCAGCTCCATCCACGAACCCCACGGGCCGGAGGTGTCCGGGGACTGGCCCTGCGTCCACCACTGCGCCTCGAACACGCGGCCGTCGACGACGACCCGGTCACCCGCGAGGTAGACGCGCGAGGCGTCCCAGGCGTCGTAGGACGGGACCTCGGGCTCCGTCTCCAACGTGTCGACGAGCCGCGCGACGCCCCAGCGGTAGGTGGACTGCCAGCCGAGGCCGGTCGGGTCCGCCCACGAGGCGTGGGAGACGCGGTCGCCGCCGCGGGCGTCGTTGACCTGGACGTCGAACCCGAAGACCGCACCCTCGCCGCCGAACGCGGTGTTCCACTGGCCCTGGAGGTGACCGGTGTCGGTGCGCAGGTCGATGGAGGCCTCGACCACCCAGCCGGTGTCGGTCAGGGCGACCTCGGCGTTCAGACGCTGCGCGTGGATCGCCGCGTTCGCCGAGCTGAAGGTCAGCTCGCCGTCGGCGCTGATCCGGAACTGCGCGTCGTACAGGCCCACGTAGCTCGTGTCACGGCTGTTCAGCAGCGAGAGGAAGAACTCGATGCTGTCCCGGGTGTGCGGGGCCGCCGCGTCCGGGTTGGAGGTGTCTACCACCTCGTCGGTGATCTCCGCGAACAGGTAGATCCGGTCGAACTCCTCGCCGTCGTACCACAGGGTGCGGACGTCGGCGGTGGCGTGCTCGTCCGTGCCCGACAGGCGGTTGCCCGTGGTGATCGCCGGGGCCGTGGCCCAGACGTCGTCGAGGACGCCGTCGAGCAGCGGGGCGGTCTCGGTGCGGGCAATCTCGACGACCGACAGGTCCTCGCGGAAGGTGACCACGCCGTTCCAGTAGCCGTGCTCGAGCGGCGACTGCTCCGACCCGTGGATGGAGGCAACGCGCAGCGACGCGTGGTCGTCCTCGGCGACGTCGTGCGGGATCCGCACGAGGAAGCGGTCGCCGTCGACGAGCGCCTCGATGCCGTGATCGCCGTCCGTGACGACCGAGCCGTCGCGCAGGACCACCAGCTCCAGCTCGCCGTAGGTGATCCGCAGCCGCGAGGGCACGGTGGCGTGCGTCGACGGGCCGATCTCCGCGAGGACCGTCAGGTGCTCCGGCGTCCAGCGGGTGGTGAAGCCCCGGTCGGCGGTGCCGAGGGCCTGCGGGTTGAGGTGCGTCCAGTACGGCGCGGCGAACGTCGCGGCGTCGAACGGGACGTCCGCACCGAACACGTCGGCGGCCTCGACGAGGACGGGCAGGGCCCACTCGATCGGGCGGCCGGCAGCCTCCTCGGCAGCGGCGATCAGCTCCGGGGTCAGGCCCCCGTAGATCGAGCCGAAGAACGCCGGCTTGGCCGTCAGGTCGTCGTTGAAGAGCAGCGGAGCCTGGGCGGCACGCCACGAACGACCGTCGGTCAGGCCCCAGATGGTGACGTTGTCGATGTCACCGTGTGCGGCCTGGTGGGCGCGGATGATGTCGAAGGCCTCGCGGTAGTAGTGCCCCTGACGCAGCAGGTTCCGCTCGGTCGCCTCCCCACCGGGGATGGTGACGTCGACCTCCGTGATCGCCTGCAGCAGCGGCCGGCTCTGGTGGATGTGCCCGTTGTCGAACGCGAACAGGTTCAGGGCGTCCGCGAGACCGGAGACCGGCCACTCGAGACCGGCGTGGAACTGGTGGCCCACCCCGTCGATCGGCGCATCGTTCTCGAGCAGCTCGTTGACCAGCTCGAAGAGCACCCAGCGCTTGGTGTTCTCGTTGAGGACGCCCAGCCCGCGCTCGGTGTTGTAGTCGTTGATCCACAGCGTGATGCGGTTCGGGTGCCCGTGCGGGACAGGGGCGTCCGCGTCCTGCGAGTCCACGTGGAACTCGCCGTTGAAGAT
The Xylanimonas cellulosilytica DSM 15894 DNA segment above includes these coding regions:
- a CDS encoding endo-1,4-beta-xylanase, producing MAAAAVAVGGVVAGGVIAASPATSAAPTTVTAVDFEDGTTGDWTPSGAATLAVVDSPDGADDGKVLSITRAADYEGIQSPTGIFEPGVTYDFSMRARLGADVTESAGIRFVAKPAYSWIGNTTITNAEWTTVSGSWTAPADGDPAEFQAYLGTADLTDGGAYEVLVDDILVTTEGPAEPGVTTVASHDFSTGSLTDAQGVTWAQAGITPEFVGDPDDADNTVLSFAQTADWQGLETPPGVIQNDVEYTISARVRWAEGTTGDVRFVSSDGGSAGWSWIGNTAVTDSEWTTIGGTFKVVGFTNPIVRLNAAVEGTLLVDDVVITTPSTTPDGPTPGTVVIDTDFEDQTTQGWTPRQPDDTTPTLAVVEGGANDTAHAAQVSDRDSDGDGLQFDVAAAGVGGATLEFEAWVRFAEGQPTGELTLSARTVKDGSASFSNLSAITGVRNDGWVKVGGQFAMPTYETEAEIYFEAKYNSGNVSPFLVDEVRVWVPEPPVVDTSLPPLKDTIDIPGTGVAIDSRETTGNASELLLHHFNQITPENHMKVEAWYDAEQNFRIHPEAVTLLDFAAANDLRLYGHVLLWHSQTPAWFFQREDGTDLTTSEADKQFLRDRLRTHIDDVAKAITDNSGLFGSDTNPMVGIDVVNEVVSDANEAGDGLRRSPWYNLLGEEFISLAFEYADEAFNHTYAAEGSDRPVTLFINDYNTEQSGKQDRYFALVQRLLAAGVPVDGVGHQFHASISTPISSLDAALARFADLPVVQAVTELDVTIGTPVTQANLIKQGHWYAEAFDVFRAHAEDLFGVTVWGLTDNRSWRAAQAPVLFDAGLQAKEAYFGAAGLEVSPLLTAANVFGGDVALDESAGDDAAWRNLPAEPLTGSAGSFVPRWTPEHLTLLVSVASDASDAVEVELDGTVVSIAKDGTVSGGAEGLVIDDEGDGWRAVLQVPLSGVAEGDSAQLDVRVSAAGTAVGAWNSPGSTGTLTFLEELSTVDVVEAAEAPVVDGVIDAAWADANVVTTAKTVEGAADGATAEVRTLWAGEDTLYVLAEVTDAVVDVSSPDPWNQDSLELFLDLGNTKSGNYGPNDAQMRISAQNATSFGTGDAATQAARLTSATTLTDTGYVVELAVVLRGQSGGQDDVPFGGADTFQGLDFQVNDGRNGSRYAVHTWAEPTGTGYQSTARWGVGHLVEAAAPEVPEYDAWDASRVYLAGDRVVVDGRVFEAQWWTQNQSPVTSGPWGSWMELGAVVGTFDGEPVRAWTNSWVFDNGDVVAHDGDVWRARWWTRNQPPGDVYGPWERIGSL
- a CDS encoding endo-1,4-beta-xylanase codes for the protein MHQLLRPGNPRRARTKTWQRVTAAGTAGVLLAGGLLTTAGSAVAAPVEPAYEPTVVGTAEDPAAPAELVHTWTFETAADLATVDANGGVELSRVPNLDGDGYVLQVARGADDWRAPVFGAGFTEAGALYELRTDARVSADAPDARLEFRSMGGFGYAGGADVAADAWTPIVSGEFRAGGTVDAIMVQLGGGGAAAGSTYYLDNVELWRLEAAPQVDEDFEFEDLFFDFEDGAPGGWFARDASGQGPTLEVVSPGADGSGHALRVDGRGTQGDGPMLDVVDLLAPMTRLQFEADIRFVDHADGSGAITLSSQTGASTFTNLVQNMQVGNDWTRVGGEFMMPAFTTVANLYLETPWQSGAAGDTTAFEVDNIRIVEPAPLEWQRYLPGLQETLDIDAVGVAVDSRELSGSHAELVTHHFNHIVGENHMKPESWFAGSSMDTFRRHPEATAMLDFAVANDLTLFGHVLVWHSQTPSWFFQQDGRDLQNNPADRAFMEARTVEFFRLIAEDITRDYGLFGTDGNPMNSWEVVNEVVAGNPAVASGMREASPWFRIFGRDFVDMAFRHADAIFNGEFHVDSQDADAPVPHGHPNRITLWINDYNTERGLGVLNENTKRWVLFELVNELLENDAPIDGVGHQFHAGLEWPVSGLADALNLFAFDNGHIHQSRPLLQAITEVDVTIPGGEATERNLLRQGHYYREAFDIIRAHQAAHGDIDNVTIWGLTDGRSWRAAQAPLLFNDDLTAKPAFFGSIYGGLTPELIAAAEEAAGRPIEWALPVLVEAADVFGADVPFDAATFAAPYWTHLNPQALGTADRGFTTRWTPEHLTVLAEIGPSTHATVPSRLRITYGELELVVLRDGSVVTDGDHGIEALVDGDRFLVRIPHDVAEDDHASLRVASIHGSEQSPLEHGYWNGVVTFREDLSVVEIARTETAPLLDGVLDDVWATAPAITTGNRLSGTDEHATADVRTLWYDGEEFDRIYLFAEITDEVVDTSNPDAAAPHTRDSIEFFLSLLNSRDTSYVGLYDAQFRISADGELTFSSANAAIHAQRLNAEVALTDTGWVVEASIDLRTDTGHLQGQWNTAFGGEGAVFGFDVQVNDARGGDRVSHASWADPTGLGWQSTYRWGVARLVDTLETEPEVPSYDAWDASRVYLAGDRVVVDGRVFEAQWWTQGQSPDTSGPWGSWMELGAVVTVLDGEPVRAWTDSWVFDDGDVVAHDGDVWRARWWTRNQAPGDPHGPWVRL